One genomic region from Streptomyces sp. NBC_00582 encodes:
- a CDS encoding NtaA/DmoA family FMN-dependent monooxygenase (This protein belongs to a clade of FMN-dependent monooxygenases, within a broader family of flavin-dependent oxidoreductases, the luciferase-like monooxygenase (LMM) family, some of whose members use coenzyme F420 rather than FMN.): protein MTRTDPLDVPRPDAQLHFGVFFQGVNHWTVWSDPASGSQIDPASFRRVARTAERGLFDAFFLGEGLRLREVDGKIHDLDVAGRPDAVTQLAALAAVTDRIGLVSTSNTTFNEPADLARRLSGLDLLSGGRAGWNVVTTDNAWTGANFRRGGHLDHADRYTRAEEFLTVARAIWDGWKDGAATGSPGAPAWSAPGAVRQVSHRGPQFDVDLAPTLPRSAQGHPVIFQAGDSGAGRDFAARNAEVVFSAHGSDFDDALAFADDLRARLRAVGRPEDDLRILPGTEIIIGATEEEALEKKRWVRLQQVTPATALGIAGLLWNRDFSDRDADGPVPAEDPVVAENDGSFGARRTTDPYKVVAAWREQAEAHGWSLRETVIALGPQRGHVGTPASLADRFAHWVRHGAVDGFNITPYLIPDGLDDIVDLLVPELQERGVYPTGYAGTTLREHLGLREPLTHRSTTG, encoded by the coding sequence ATGACCCGCACCGACCCTCTCGACGTCCCCCGCCCCGACGCCCAGCTGCACTTCGGTGTGTTCTTCCAGGGCGTCAACCACTGGACCGTCTGGTCCGACCCGGCGAGCGGTTCCCAGATCGATCCCGCCAGCTTCCGGCGGGTGGCCCGGACCGCCGAACGGGGCCTGTTCGACGCGTTCTTCCTGGGGGAGGGGCTGCGGCTGCGCGAGGTCGACGGGAAGATCCACGACCTCGACGTCGCCGGACGGCCCGACGCCGTCACCCAGCTCGCCGCGCTCGCCGCGGTCACCGACCGGATCGGTCTGGTGTCCACCTCCAACACCACCTTCAACGAACCCGCCGACCTCGCCCGCCGGCTCTCCGGCCTCGATCTGCTCTCCGGCGGCCGGGCCGGCTGGAACGTCGTGACCACCGACAACGCCTGGACCGGCGCCAACTTCCGGCGCGGCGGCCATCTCGACCACGCCGACCGCTACACGCGCGCCGAGGAGTTCCTCACCGTCGCCCGCGCGATCTGGGACGGCTGGAAGGACGGCGCCGCGACCGGCTCCCCGGGCGCCCCCGCCTGGTCGGCACCCGGCGCCGTACGCCAGGTGAGCCACCGGGGACCGCAGTTCGACGTCGATCTCGCGCCCACCCTGCCGCGCAGTGCGCAGGGCCACCCGGTGATCTTCCAGGCGGGTGACTCCGGAGCCGGACGGGACTTCGCCGCCCGCAACGCGGAGGTCGTCTTCTCCGCGCACGGCAGCGACTTCGACGACGCGCTCGCCTTCGCCGACGACCTCCGCGCCCGCCTCAGGGCCGTCGGGCGGCCCGAGGACGATCTGCGCATCCTGCCCGGCACGGAGATCATCATCGGGGCGACGGAGGAGGAGGCGCTGGAGAAGAAGCGCTGGGTCCGCCTCCAACAGGTCACCCCGGCCACCGCGTTGGGCATCGCGGGGCTGCTGTGGAACCGTGACTTCTCCGACCGCGACGCCGACGGGCCCGTGCCCGCGGAGGACCCGGTGGTCGCCGAGAACGACGGCTCCTTCGGCGCCCGGCGCACCACCGACCCGTACAAGGTGGTCGCCGCCTGGCGGGAGCAGGCGGAGGCCCACGGGTGGTCCCTGCGGGAGACCGTCATCGCGCTCGGACCCCAGCGCGGCCATGTCGGAACCCCGGCCTCGCTCGCCGACCGGTTCGCCCACTGGGTGCGGCACGGCGCGGTCGACGGCTTCAACATCACGCCGTACCTGATCCCGGACGGCCTGGACGACATCGTCGACCTGCTCGTGCCCGAACTGCAGGAACGCGGGGTCTACCCCACCGGGTACGCCGGGACGACCCTGCGCGAGCACCTCGGGCTGCGGGAACCGCTCACCCACCGCTCCACGACCGGCTGA
- a CDS encoding MHYT domain-containing protein: protein MEGTIDGFRYGIVTPVAAYLMACLGGALGLRCIVRSLVNSDSFRAGWLALGAASIGCGIWTMHFIAMTGFRVRETRIGYDPGLTLLSLAVAVAVVGIGVFLVGRPDAGRGALPLAGVVTGLGVAAMHYLGMAAMRLDGSIAYDPLLVALSVLIAVVAATAALWAAVTVRGFLTSLAASLVMGLAVSGMHYTAMAAVGVHVHDTTSSWAGDSPTSLLLPMLIGPVIFLLLAGVVVMFDPLLVLGDGEWNRPAPKERADAPKRQVSRSWSGG, encoded by the coding sequence ATGGAAGGCACGATTGACGGCTTCCGGTACGGGATCGTGACCCCGGTGGCGGCCTACCTGATGGCATGCCTCGGAGGGGCCCTGGGGCTGCGCTGCATCGTGCGGTCGCTGGTCAACTCCGACTCCTTCAGGGCGGGTTGGCTGGCGCTGGGGGCCGCGTCGATCGGCTGTGGCATCTGGACGATGCACTTCATCGCGATGACCGGCTTCCGGGTGCGGGAGACCCGGATCGGCTATGACCCCGGACTGACCCTGCTCAGCCTCGCCGTCGCGGTCGCCGTGGTCGGGATCGGCGTGTTCCTCGTCGGCCGCCCGGACGCCGGCCGCGGAGCGCTCCCGCTCGCGGGGGTGGTCACCGGTCTGGGGGTCGCCGCGATGCACTACCTGGGCATGGCGGCGATGCGGCTCGACGGCAGCATCGCCTACGACCCGCTCCTGGTCGCCCTCTCGGTGCTGATCGCGGTCGTCGCGGCCACCGCCGCGCTGTGGGCGGCGGTCACGGTCCGCGGCTTCCTGACGAGTCTGGCCGCCAGCCTGGTGATGGGCCTCGCCGTGTCCGGGATGCACTACACCGCCATGGCTGCGGTCGGCGTCCATGTGCACGACACGACCTCGTCGTGGGCGGGCGACTCCCCCACCTCGCTGCTCCTGCCCATGCTGATCGGGCCGGTGATCTTCCTGCTGCTCGCCGGTGTGGTGGTGATGTTCGACCCGCTGCTCGTGCTAGGCGACGGGGAGTGGAACCGGCCCGCCCCGAAGGAACGGGCCGATGCTCCGAAGCGTCAGGTCAGCCGGTCGTGGAGCGGTGGGTGA
- a CDS encoding glycoside hydrolase family 64 protein, whose amino-acid sequence MLTRITTALLATVALVGALLTLGPPARAAVPDTIPLKITNNSGRGEALYVYNLGTLLTTGQQGWADAGGTFHAWPAGGNPPTPAPDASIPGPAAGQSTTIRIPRFSGRIYFSYGQRLVFKLTTGGLVQPAVQNPSDPNRNILFNWSEYTLDGSGLWLNSTQVDMFSAPYAVGVQRADGSTVSTGHLEAGGYNAVLADLRARSGGWANLIQTRSDGTVLRALSPLYGVETGALAANVMDDYVNRVWQKYTTTTLTVTPYADQPGTRYYGRVAGGVMNFTDASGTVVTRFQKPDAASVFGCHRLLDAPNDAVRGPISRTLCAGFNRSTLLVNPSQPDTTAAHFYQDAVTNHYARAVHAHMADGKAYAFAFDDVGQQESLVHDGSPRQAYLTLDPLS is encoded by the coding sequence GTGCTCACCCGTATCACCACGGCACTGCTCGCGACGGTCGCGCTCGTCGGCGCGCTGCTCACCCTGGGGCCACCGGCCCGGGCCGCCGTCCCCGACACCATCCCCCTGAAGATCACCAACAACTCGGGCCGCGGCGAGGCCCTGTACGTCTACAACCTCGGCACCCTCCTGACGACCGGTCAGCAGGGCTGGGCGGACGCCGGCGGCACCTTCCACGCGTGGCCCGCCGGGGGCAACCCGCCCACCCCGGCACCGGACGCCTCCATCCCCGGTCCGGCGGCCGGGCAGTCGACCACCATCCGGATCCCCAGGTTCTCCGGCCGGATCTACTTCTCGTACGGCCAGCGGCTCGTGTTCAAGCTGACCACCGGCGGACTGGTGCAGCCGGCCGTGCAGAACCCGAGCGACCCCAACCGGAACATCCTCTTCAACTGGTCCGAGTACACCCTCGACGGCTCCGGGCTCTGGCTGAACAGCACCCAGGTCGACATGTTCTCCGCGCCGTACGCGGTGGGTGTGCAGCGCGCCGACGGCAGCACGGTCAGCACCGGGCACCTCGAGGCGGGCGGCTACAACGCGGTCCTCGCGGATCTGCGCGCGCGGTCCGGCGGCTGGGCGAACCTGATCCAGACGCGCTCCGACGGTACGGTCCTGCGCGCGCTCTCGCCGCTGTACGGCGTGGAGACCGGCGCCCTCGCGGCGAACGTCATGGACGACTACGTCAACCGGGTCTGGCAGAAGTACACGACCACGACGCTGACCGTGACGCCGTACGCCGATCAGCCCGGCACGAGGTACTACGGCCGGGTCGCGGGCGGGGTCATGAACTTCACGGACGCCTCCGGCACGGTCGTCACCCGCTTCCAGAAGCCGGACGCGGCCAGCGTCTTCGGCTGCCACAGGCTGCTGGACGCCCCGAACGACGCCGTGCGCGGGCCGATCTCCCGCACCCTGTGCGCGGGCTTCAACCGGTCCACGCTCCTGGTCAACCCCAGCCAGCCGGACACCACCGCGGCGCACTTCTACCAGGACGCGGTGACCAACCACTACGCCCGAGCCGTCCACGCGCACATGGCCGACGGGAAGGCGTACGCGTTCGCCTTCGACGACGTGGGACAGCAGGAGTCGCTCGTCCACGACGGCTCGCCGCGCCAGGCGTATCTGACGCTCGATCCGCTCTCCTGA
- a CDS encoding dienelactone hydrolase family protein gives MTSVEGTAVDIPTEDGVADAYLSHPGDGTPRPGVLLFQDAFGLRPHLKAMADRLASHGYTVLVPNVFYRHGRAPVVEMPEFIDPAARPEIFGSLMPIMQALTNDLAMRDAGAYLRWLEESPLVAEGPVALTGYCMGARLSLLTAGTHPERVAAAAGFHGGRLATDAPDSPHLVADRITAELYFGHADQDHSLPPEQIQRLEDALTAAGVRHTCEVYEGAHHGYTQADTSAYGEEAAERHWAALLDLLKRTF, from the coding sequence ATGACCTCCGTAGAGGGAACAGCCGTGGACATCCCCACCGAGGACGGCGTCGCGGACGCCTATCTCTCCCATCCGGGCGACGGGACGCCCCGGCCGGGCGTGCTGCTGTTCCAGGACGCCTTCGGACTGCGCCCGCATCTGAAGGCGATGGCCGACCGGCTCGCCTCGCACGGCTACACGGTGCTGGTGCCCAATGTGTTCTACCGTCACGGACGCGCCCCGGTCGTGGAGATGCCGGAGTTCATCGATCCGGCCGCGCGGCCGGAGATCTTCGGCAGTCTGATGCCGATCATGCAGGCGTTGACGAACGACCTGGCCATGCGGGACGCGGGCGCCTATCTGCGCTGGCTGGAGGAGAGCCCGCTGGTCGCCGAGGGGCCGGTCGCGCTCACCGGGTACTGCATGGGCGCGCGGCTCTCCCTGCTGACCGCCGGCACCCACCCCGAGCGGGTCGCGGCCGCGGCGGGCTTCCACGGCGGACGGCTCGCGACCGACGCGCCCGACAGCCCCCATCTGGTGGCCGACCGGATCACCGCCGAGCTCTACTTCGGCCACGCCGACCAGGACCACTCCCTGCCGCCCGAGCAGATCCAGCGGCTGGAGGACGCCCTGACCGCGGCCGGGGTGCGGCACACCTGCGAGGTCTACGAGGGCGCGCACCACGGCTACACCCAGGCCGACACCTCCGCGTACGGCGAGGAGGCGGCGGAGCGGCACTGGGCGGCGCTGCTGGACCTGCTGAAGCGGACCTTCTGA
- a CDS encoding M4 family metallopeptidase yields MRSNPRKRTAVGAALLSTAALLALGVQSVPAAAKPAAPHPTPLRSGGLAADVTPAQRTALIKGAQAKTEQTTESLGLPAQTKLIVKDVVKDNDGTVHTRYERTYAGLPVLGGDFVVHTPPASLAAGTVSTTFNNNRRAISVKSTKATYSKASAETKALKRAQALDATDPATQSARKVIWAGEGTPKLAWETVVSGLQDDGTPSRLHVVTDALTGAKLSEFQDIKTGTGNSQYSGTVTIGTTLSGSTYQLYDTTRGGHKTYSLNNGTSGTGTLMTDTDDVWGTGSGSNTQTAGVDAHYGAQVTWDFYKNTFGRSGIKNDGVAAYSRVHYSTAYVNAFWDDDCFCMTYGDGSGSTHALTSLDVAGHEMSHGVTSNTAGLNYSGEPGGLNEATSDIFGTGVEFYAANSNDVGDYLIGEEIDINGDGTPLRYMDQPSKDGSSANSWYSGVGNLDVHYSSGPANHMFYLLSEGSGTKTINGVTYNSPTSDGVAVAGIGRAAALQIWYKALTTYMTSSTNYAGARTAALNAATALYGSSSTQYAGVGNAFAGINVGSHITVPSTGVTVTNPGSQSTTVGTAVSLQVSASSTNSGTLTYAASGLPTGLSISSTGLISGTPTTAGTYSTTVTVTDSTGATGTASFTWTVSSSGGGGSCTSTQLLGNNGFESGNTTWTATSGVITNSSSQAARTGSYKAWLDGYGSTHTDTLSQSVTIPSGCTNTTFTFYLHIDTAETTTSTQYDKLTVTAGSTTLATYSNLNAASGYVQKSFSLGSYAGSTVALKFTGVEDSSLQTSFVIDDTAVTTG; encoded by the coding sequence GTGAGATCCAACCCCCGCAAGCGGACCGCGGTCGGAGCAGCCCTGCTCTCCACCGCCGCCCTGCTGGCCCTCGGCGTCCAGTCGGTCCCGGCAGCCGCGAAGCCCGCAGCCCCCCACCCCACCCCCCTGCGCAGCGGCGGCCTCGCCGCCGACGTCACGCCCGCCCAGCGCACCGCGCTCATCAAGGGCGCCCAGGCGAAGACGGAACAGACGACGGAGTCCCTGGGCCTGCCCGCCCAGACGAAGCTCATCGTCAAGGACGTCGTCAAGGACAACGACGGCACCGTGCACACGCGCTACGAGCGCACCTACGCCGGTCTGCCCGTCCTCGGCGGCGACTTCGTCGTGCACACCCCCCCGGCCTCCCTGGCCGCCGGCACCGTGAGCACGACCTTCAACAACAACCGCCGCGCCATCTCGGTCAAGTCGACCAAGGCGACGTACAGCAAGGCCTCCGCCGAGACCAAGGCGCTGAAGCGGGCCCAGGCCCTCGACGCGACGGACCCCGCCACACAGAGCGCCCGCAAGGTGATCTGGGCCGGCGAGGGCACGCCGAAGCTCGCCTGGGAGACGGTGGTCAGCGGCCTCCAGGACGACGGCACGCCGAGCCGGCTGCACGTCGTCACCGACGCCCTGACCGGAGCGAAGCTCTCCGAGTTCCAGGACATCAAGACCGGTACCGGCAACAGCCAGTACAGCGGCACCGTCACCATCGGCACCACGCTGTCCGGGTCGACGTACCAGCTCTACGACACCACGCGCGGCGGCCACAAGACGTACAGCCTCAACAACGGCACGTCGGGCACCGGCACCCTGATGACCGACACCGACGACGTGTGGGGCACCGGATCCGGCTCCAACACCCAGACCGCCGGTGTCGACGCCCACTACGGCGCCCAGGTCACCTGGGACTTCTACAAGAACACCTTCGGGCGCAGCGGCATCAAGAACGACGGCGTCGCCGCCTACTCGCGCGTCCACTACAGCACGGCGTACGTCAACGCCTTCTGGGACGACGACTGCTTCTGCATGACCTACGGCGACGGCTCCGGGAGCACCCACGCGCTGACCTCGCTCGACGTCGCCGGCCACGAGATGAGCCACGGCGTCACCTCCAACACCGCGGGCCTGAACTACTCGGGCGAGCCGGGCGGTCTGAACGAGGCGACCTCGGACATCTTCGGCACGGGTGTCGAGTTCTACGCGGCCAACTCCAACGACGTCGGTGACTACCTCATCGGCGAGGAGATCGACATCAACGGGGACGGCACCCCGCTGCGCTACATGGACCAGCCGAGCAAGGACGGCTCCTCGGCCAACTCCTGGTACTCCGGCGTCGGCAACCTCGACGTCCACTACTCCTCGGGCCCGGCGAACCACATGTTCTACCTGCTCTCCGAGGGCAGCGGCACCAAGACCATCAACGGCGTCACCTACAACAGCCCGACCTCCGACGGCGTCGCCGTCGCCGGTATCGGCCGGGCCGCGGCGCTGCAGATCTGGTACAAGGCGCTGACGACGTACATGACGTCCAGCACCAACTACGCGGGCGCCCGCACCGCCGCCCTGAACGCCGCCACGGCGCTCTACGGCTCCAGCTCCACGCAGTACGCGGGGGTCGGCAACGCCTTCGCCGGCATCAACGTCGGCAGCCACATCACGGTCCCGTCGACCGGCGTCACGGTCACCAACCCGGGCAGCCAGTCCACCACCGTCGGCACGGCGGTCAGCCTGCAGGTCTCGGCCAGCAGCACCAACAGCGGCACCCTGACCTACGCGGCGAGCGGACTGCCCACCGGCCTGTCGATCAGCTCGACCGGTCTGATCTCGGGCACGCCGACCACGGCCGGCACCTACAGCACCACCGTCACGGTGACCGACTCCACCGGCGCCACCGGCACCGCGTCCTTCACCTGGACGGTCAGCTCCTCCGGGGGCGGCGGCTCCTGCACCTCGACGCAGCTGCTGGGCAACAACGGCTTCGAGTCCGGCAACACCACCTGGACGGCGACGAGCGGTGTCATCACCAACTCCAGCAGCCAGGCGGCCCGTACCGGCTCCTACAAGGCCTGGCTCGACGGCTACGGCTCGACCCACACCGACACGCTGTCCCAGTCGGTGACGATCCCGAGCGGCTGCACCAACACCACCTTCACCTTCTACCTCCACATCGACACGGCCGAGACCACCACCAGCACCCAGTACGACAAGCTGACGGTCACCGCCGGGTCGACCACCCTGGCCACGTACTCCAACCTCAACGCGGCCTCCGGGTACGTCCAGAAGTCCTTCAGCCTCGGCTCCTACGCGGGCTCGACGGTGGCGCTGAAGTTCACCGGCGTCGAGGACTCCTCGCTCCAGACCAGCTTCGTCATCGACGACACCGCCGTGACGACCGGCTGA
- a CDS encoding S8 family serine peptidase, with product MSGSPSRGLRVAAVIAMAVVLAATGTPVMSQTFAAAADAAAAAKSARTVTLITGDTVSVAPDGSVAAVQRAEGREKASFQVRRIDGHTYVIPGDAALPTVQGKLDRRLFDVTRLLADGYADKNGSDLPLIVTYTGSETPAASAFRPARAKVSRTLDEVNGVALRADRRGGAAFWETFTDGGDHGEGTARLAGSPAVKKVEKVWLDGRRQVSLDRSVPQIGAPTAWDAGFDGTGVKVAVLDTGVDRGHPDLAGRVIAHRNFSDPASEDTVDANGHGTHVASTIAGTGAESQGRYKGVAPGARILDGKILDDRGYGWDSDIIAGMEWAVAEDADIVSMSLGGTDTLGVDPLEETVNRLSATTDTLFVIAAGNAGYAGESTVGSPGSAESALTVGAVDKDDQLADFSSRGPRVGDGGLKPDLTAPGVDITAAASTTSEIEDHYPSGTPGYATLSGTSMATPHVAGAAALLAQEHPDWTGERIKAVLTGSTEPGPYSAYQQGTGRTDVARAIGQTVVAENGPISFGRPAWPHTDDQPVNKEITYRNLGTEPVVLDLSMEALGVDGKPAPEGLFDLSARQVTVPAGGTASVTVTADTRVGGEVYGSWGGSVTAASADGATSVRTAFGVEREAESYNLTIRQLDDEGKPSGNGYTMIDGRDRAYTGDLAESDGEATIRLPKGSYALTGILGGADESAADSYFLAPAVELDKDTTIVMDAREAESTRITVPDAEAKSTHAQLMPGYTNTDGTALETISVFAFPDFRSFKVGQIGDRTPKDEAYAQYSGFWSREDADGRTVTYRMAWNRTGSLGGFTADVRREDLAKIDMTFGTPLPDTGVVFAMPYSPDERIAADFSTPVWRNLPQRTTEYILGNGVKWGYAAEQWNALSSLQGQFRAYEPGRSYTKRLDIGVFGPSLPPATGEPTDLSPGLARRGNTVSAVLPLFGDGEGNVGSSPFTLDASLRADGEEIPGDGDPTYRGTYTVPAEAHRYELSLDATRDPELFPVSTRVRARWTFRSAQVADDSWTRLPLSVVRFSPELSPSSTARAGERFEVPFTVEGAAGRRTVKKLTFEVSYDEGGTWTPARTVRGDRLALKHPAQPGTVSLRVKLTDRDGNTLVQTVDRAYLTVR from the coding sequence ATGTCCGGATCCCCCAGCAGAGGCTTACGCGTGGCGGCGGTGATCGCCATGGCCGTCGTCCTGGCCGCGACCGGCACACCGGTCATGAGCCAGACCTTCGCGGCGGCCGCCGACGCGGCGGCCGCCGCGAAGAGCGCACGGACGGTGACGCTGATCACCGGTGACACGGTGTCGGTCGCCCCGGACGGTTCCGTCGCCGCTGTCCAGCGGGCCGAGGGGCGCGAGAAGGCCTCGTTCCAGGTCCGCAGGATCGACGGGCACACCTACGTCATTCCCGGCGACGCCGCGCTGCCGACCGTCCAGGGCAAGCTCGACCGGCGGCTGTTCGACGTGACGCGGTTGCTGGCGGACGGCTACGCCGACAAGAACGGCTCCGACCTGCCGCTCATCGTCACCTACACCGGGAGCGAGACCCCCGCCGCGAGCGCCTTCCGCCCCGCACGCGCCAAGGTGAGCAGGACGCTCGACGAGGTCAACGGTGTGGCGCTGCGCGCCGACCGGCGCGGGGGTGCCGCGTTCTGGGAGACCTTCACCGACGGCGGCGACCACGGCGAGGGCACGGCACGCCTGGCCGGCTCACCGGCGGTGAAGAAGGTCGAGAAGGTCTGGCTGGACGGCAGACGCCAGGTCAGCCTGGACCGGAGCGTGCCCCAGATCGGCGCGCCGACCGCCTGGGACGCCGGATTCGACGGCACGGGCGTCAAGGTCGCCGTCCTGGACACCGGTGTGGACCGTGGCCATCCCGACCTGGCGGGCCGGGTGATCGCCCACCGGAACTTCTCCGATCCCGCCTCCGAGGACACCGTCGACGCCAACGGCCACGGCACCCATGTGGCCTCCACCATCGCCGGTACGGGCGCCGAGTCGCAGGGCAGGTACAAGGGCGTCGCTCCGGGGGCGCGCATCCTGGACGGCAAGATCCTCGACGACCGGGGGTACGGCTGGGACTCCGACATCATCGCGGGCATGGAGTGGGCGGTCGCCGAGGACGCCGACATCGTCAGCATGAGCCTGGGCGGCACCGACACCCTGGGCGTCGACCCGCTGGAGGAGACCGTCAACCGTCTCTCCGCCACGACGGACACCCTGTTCGTCATCGCCGCGGGCAACGCGGGCTACGCCGGTGAGAGCACCGTCGGATCGCCCGGCAGCGCCGAGTCCGCGCTGACGGTGGGCGCGGTGGACAAGGACGACCAGCTCGCCGACTTCTCCAGCCGGGGGCCGCGCGTCGGGGACGGCGGGCTCAAGCCGGACCTGACCGCGCCGGGTGTCGACATCACGGCCGCGGCCTCCACCACGAGCGAGATCGAGGACCACTACCCCTCCGGGACGCCCGGCTACGCCACGCTGAGCGGCACCTCGATGGCCACCCCGCACGTCGCCGGCGCCGCCGCCCTCCTGGCGCAGGAGCACCCGGACTGGACCGGTGAGCGGATCAAGGCGGTGCTGACCGGCTCGACCGAGCCCGGCCCGTACAGCGCGTACCAGCAGGGCACCGGCCGCACCGACGTGGCGCGGGCGATCGGGCAGACCGTCGTCGCCGAGAACGGCCCGATCAGCTTCGGCCGCCCCGCGTGGCCGCACACCGACGACCAGCCGGTGAACAAGGAGATCACCTACCGCAACCTCGGCACCGAGCCGGTCGTCCTGGACCTGTCGATGGAGGCGCTCGGGGTGGACGGGAAGCCCGCCCCCGAGGGCCTGTTCGACCTCTCGGCGCGGCAGGTGACCGTCCCCGCGGGCGGTACGGCGAGCGTCACGGTGACCGCCGACACCCGGGTCGGCGGCGAGGTGTACGGGTCCTGGGGCGGCTCGGTGACCGCGGCCTCGGCCGACGGCGCGACCTCGGTGCGCACCGCCTTCGGTGTGGAGCGCGAGGCCGAGTCGTACAACCTGACCATCAGGCAGCTCGACGACGAGGGCAAGCCGTCCGGCAACGGCTACACGATGATCGACGGCCGGGACCGCGCCTACACCGGCGACCTGGCCGAGTCGGACGGCGAGGCCACCATTCGCCTGCCGAAGGGCAGCTACGCCCTCACCGGGATTCTCGGCGGGGCCGACGAGTCCGCCGCGGACTCGTACTTCCTCGCTCCGGCCGTGGAACTGGACAAGGACACCACGATCGTCATGGACGCCCGCGAGGCCGAGTCCACGCGGATCACCGTGCCCGACGCCGAGGCGAAGAGCACCCACGCCCAGCTGATGCCGGGCTACACGAACACGGACGGGACGGCCCTCGAGACCATCTCCGTCTTCGCCTTCCCCGACTTCCGGAGCTTCAAGGTCGGGCAGATCGGCGACAGGACGCCGAAGGACGAGGCGTACGCCCAGTACAGCGGCTTCTGGTCGCGCGAGGACGCCGACGGGCGCACCGTGACCTACCGCATGGCGTGGAACCGCACGGGTTCGCTCGGGGGCTTCACCGCCGACGTCCGGCGGGAGGACCTCGCCAAGATCGACATGACGTTCGGCACACCCCTGCCGGACACCGGCGTGGTCTTCGCGATGCCCTACTCGCCCGACGAGCGGATCGCGGCCGACTTCAGCACCCCCGTCTGGCGGAACCTGCCGCAGCGGACCACCGAGTACATCCTCGGCAACGGCGTGAAGTGGGGGTACGCCGCCGAGCAGTGGAACGCGCTGTCCTCGCTGCAGGGGCAGTTCAGGGCGTACGAGCCGGGCAGGAGCTACACCAAGAGGCTCGACATCGGTGTCTTCGGCCCGTCCCTGCCCCCGGCCACGGGGGAACCGACGGATCTGTCTCCCGGGCTGGCGCGGCGGGGGAACACGGTCAGCGCGGTCCTGCCCCTGTTCGGCGACGGCGAAGGGAACGTGGGGTCCAGCCCCTTCACGCTGGACGCCTCGCTCCGCGCCGACGGCGAGGAGATCCCCGGCGACGGCGATCCGACGTACCGGGGCACCTACACCGTTCCCGCGGAGGCCCACCGGTACGAGCTGAGCCTCGACGCGACCCGGGACCCCGAGCTGTTCCCGGTCAGCACCCGGGTGCGGGCGCGGTGGACGTTCCGCTCGGCGCAGGTGGCCGACGACAGCTGGACGAGGCTGCCGCTGTCCGTGGTCCGGTTCTCCCCCGAGCTGTCGCCCAGCAGCACCGCCCGGGCGGGCGAGCGGTTCGAGGTGCCCTTCACGGTGGAGGGCGCGGCCGGCCGGCGCACCGTCAAGAAGCTGACGTTCGAGGTGTCGTACGACGAGGGCGGGACCTGGACGCCGGCGCGGACCGTGCGCGGCGACCGTCTGGCGCTGAAGCACCCGGCGCAGCCGGGCACCGTCTCCCTGCGGGTCAAGCTGACCGACCGTGACGGCAACACCCTGGTCCAGACGGTGGACCGGGCCTACCTCACGGTCCGGTAG